A window of Nitrospirota bacterium genomic DNA:
AATGTTCTTCATTTTCTTCCCTCCGAATATTTAAAATATTAGGTTTAGTTTGTTACAATTTCATTACGATACTATTACAATTTTGTTAAGGTTATGGCATTTATAATCACCTCCTTTTTTGAGGCGAAAGATAGCAGTTAATTATTACAGAATTATTAAGGTGTGATGAAGATGTGGTTAAAAATGAAGGACCCTCAGGTAACAGGGAGAACGATACTTACCTTTGTTCCCTTTCCGATAGCACTCTCGATCTTCAGCGATCCGTTGTGTAGATTAACGAGGTGCTTCACTATTGCAAGTCCGAGTCCTGTTCCTCCGAGTTCTCTTGACCTTGATGGGTCTATACGGTAAAACCTCTCACCGAGTCGTGGTATATGGTGTGGTGATATGCCGATGCCAGTGTCTTCAACACTGACTTCTACGAAGTCAGTGAGTTCGGAGTGCTGAGTTATTAGTTCAGGAATTTCCTTACTCCTTGCTCCTAACTCCGAACTCTTAACCCTCCGGGCTCGCACGGAGACGTTTCCCCCTTCAGGTGTAAACTTTATCGCATTATCAAGTAGATTAAGTAGCATCTGGGATAAATAGTCCCTATCTGCAAGGACTTCTGGAAGGTCTACTGGTATATCGCTAACCATCATGATTCCCTTATCTTCTGCCATAGGTCTGAGTAAGAAAAATATTGGGTCAATAACTTCTCTCAGAGTAATGGGCTTAATATCAAGATGCACATTTCCTGATTCGATCTCTGATAGAGTGAGCAGATCGTTTATAAGCCTGCTTAGCCTCTCGACATGGCTGGCGATGATTTTTAAAAATTTCAGAGCATCATCTCTATTCTCTATTGCTCCACCAAGCAGGGTTTCGGTAAATCCTTTTATGGCAGATACAGGGGTTTTAAGCTCGTGAGAGACATTGGCAACAAAGTCCCTTCTTATCTTTTCAAGTGTTTTTATCTTTGTTATGTCGTGAATAATCAATGCCGTGCCAGTGGATTTATTATCTGACCCGTAGATTGGGACTGCATCAACTGTGACGATCTTCTCAACAGGACGTTGTAAGGTTACATCGCTGGTTACGAATTCATTAGTATTATATGCTTTTTCCAGGATTTCAAGCAGGTCGTTGTTCCTTAATACCTCTATAAAAAGCTTTCCTTCAATACTATCAGAAATATTAAATAGCCTGTAAAATGATTCGTTTGCAAGGACAACGATCCCCTTCCTGTCGATGAGAAGGAGTCCATCAATCATCCCTTTCAGAACTGCTTCAAATCGCAGCCGCTCCCGGTTGATTGTAGATATCTTCTCCGTGAGGTCGGATGCCATAAGGTTTAGATTTTCTTTTAGCATGCCTAACTCGTCTTCTGTATCTTTAATGAGTCTGTGTTTAAGATCTCCGCTCGCAATTTTTCTCGAAAATGAGACGATATCTCTTATCCCGGAGGTTATTGAGCGAGAAAAAAGGACGCTAACTGTAAAGAGTGCAAGAAGTCCTGCGGCAGATGCGAGGGCT
This region includes:
- a CDS encoding ATP-binding protein, with protein sequence MTKKSLLWKLIIFYIGITSAVLIFTQIYITGAIERYFIDITAEKLREHARLISHHLSTLKIPIDYQSQVVLFKKMTDARITVIAPDGRVIADTDESPEGMENHLMRPEIQDAIQTGVGRSIRHSSTVRKDMLYVAVTFGSSKESQGGILRLSMTLTVVKDTINTIGVRVALASAAGLLALFTVSVLFSRSITSGIRDIVSFSRKIASGDLKHRLIKDTEDELGMLKENLNLMASDLTEKISTINRERLRFEAVLKGMIDGLLLIDRKGIVVLANESFYRLFNISDSIEGKLFIEVLRNNDLLEILEKAYNTNEFVTSDVTLQRPVEKIVTVDAVPIYGSDNKSTGTALIIHDITKIKTLEKIRRDFVANVSHELKTPVSAIKGFTETLLGGAIENRDDALKFLKIIASHVERLSRLINDLLTLSEIESGNVHLDIKPITLREVIDPIFFLLRPMAEDKGIMMVSDIPVDLPEVLADRDYLSQMLLNLLDNAIKFTPEGGNVSVRARRVKSSELGARSKEIPELITQHSELTDFVEVSVEDTGIGISPHHIPRLGERFYRIDPSRSRELGGTGLGLAIVKHLVNLHNGSLKIESAIGKGTKVSIVLPVT